In Pseudomonas oryzicola, one DNA window encodes the following:
- a CDS encoding metal ABC transporter ATP-binding protein, translated as MTAAANLLATCGPRIEFAGIDLTLGGTRILDQVSFSVAAGSVHAIVGPNGGGKSSLIKTLLGQMPHQGRLALHWPAGHEVIGYVPQALEFDRGLPMTVNDFMAALCQRRPAFLGLSRQVQPAIDAALARVGMLDKRKRRMGALSGGERQRVLLAQGLVPAPQLLVLDEPMSALDEAGIQVFEQLLRGWRQAGTTVLWIEHDLQAVLRLSDRVTGLNRQVLFDAPPAQALTPERLLGLFSVHPRSEGRA; from the coding sequence ATGACCGCCGCTGCCAACCTGCTGGCGACCTGCGGGCCACGCATTGAGTTCGCCGGCATCGACCTGACCCTGGGCGGCACCCGCATCCTTGACCAGGTCAGCTTCAGCGTGGCCGCCGGCAGCGTGCACGCCATCGTCGGCCCCAACGGCGGTGGCAAGAGCTCGCTGATCAAGACCCTGCTCGGGCAGATGCCGCACCAGGGCCGGTTGGCCTTGCACTGGCCCGCAGGGCACGAGGTGATCGGTTACGTACCACAGGCGCTGGAGTTCGACCGTGGCCTGCCAATGACCGTGAATGACTTCATGGCCGCGCTGTGCCAGCGCCGCCCGGCCTTCCTCGGCCTGTCGCGGCAAGTGCAGCCGGCCATCGACGCGGCTCTGGCGCGGGTCGGCATGCTCGACAAGCGCAAGCGGCGCATGGGTGCGCTGTCGGGTGGCGAACGCCAGCGCGTGCTGCTGGCGCAGGGCCTGGTCCCGGCGCCGCAGTTGCTGGTGCTGGACGAGCCGATGTCGGCCCTTGATGAAGCCGGTATCCAGGTGTTCGAACAGTTGCTGCGCGGCTGGCGCCAGGCCGGCACCACCGTGCTGTGGATCGAGCACGACCTGCAGGCCGTGCTGCGCCTGAGCGACCGGGTGACTGGCCTGAACCGCCAGGTGCTGTTCGATGCCCCACCGGCCCAGGCCTTGACCCCGGAGCGTCTGCTGGGGCTGTTCTCCGTTCACCCGCGCAGCGAGGGGCGTGCCTGA
- a CDS encoding metal ABC transporter permease — MSLESLRQLVQGWATAGYLPEALAYGFVVNALLAGLMIGPVLGGLGTLVVVKRFAFFSEAVGHAALTGVAIGILLGEPYTGPYGSLFGYCLLFGILLNFLRNRTGLSPDTLIGVFLSVSLALGASLLLMLAGKINVHILENVLFGSVLTVSGQDLLVLGIVALLVLALAVPLYNRIMLASFNPQLAAVRGVAVKTLDYLFVALVTLVTVAAVKVIGAILVGALLVIPAATARLVSQSLKGFFFLSVLIATLSTLLGILLPIVFDLPVPSGAAIILVAGICFALAALARALIPRLQGNPA, encoded by the coding sequence ATGAGTCTTGAATCCTTGCGCCAGCTGGTCCAGGGCTGGGCCACGGCCGGTTACCTGCCCGAGGCGCTGGCCTACGGTTTCGTGGTCAACGCCTTGCTGGCAGGCCTGATGATCGGCCCGGTACTGGGCGGCCTGGGTACGCTGGTGGTGGTCAAGCGCTTCGCCTTTTTCTCCGAGGCAGTCGGCCATGCCGCGCTGACCGGTGTGGCCATCGGCATCCTGCTGGGCGAGCCCTATACCGGCCCGTACGGCAGCCTGTTCGGCTACTGCCTGCTGTTCGGCATCCTGCTCAACTTCCTGCGCAACCGTACCGGGCTGTCGCCGGACACGCTGATCGGTGTGTTTCTCTCGGTATCGCTGGCGCTGGGCGCCAGCCTGCTGTTGATGCTGGCAGGCAAGATCAATGTGCATATCCTCGAGAACGTCCTGTTCGGCTCGGTATTGACCGTCAGCGGCCAGGACCTGCTGGTGCTGGGCATCGTCGCGCTGCTGGTACTGGCCCTGGCCGTGCCCCTGTACAACCGCATCATGCTGGCCAGCTTCAACCCGCAGCTGGCGGCAGTGCGCGGGGTGGCAGTGAAGACCCTGGATTACCTGTTCGTGGCGTTGGTGACCTTGGTGACTGTAGCGGCAGTCAAGGTGATCGGTGCGATCCTGGTCGGGGCGCTGCTGGTGATTCCGGCTGCCACTGCGCGCCTGGTCAGCCAGTCGCTCAAAGGGTTCTTCTTCCTGTCGGTGCTGATCGCCACCTTGAGTACGCTGCTCGGCATCCTGCTGCCGATCGTCTTCGACCTGCCGGTGCCATCGGGTGCCGCGATCATCCTGGTGGCCGGCATCTGCTTTGCCCTGGCTGCGCTGGCCCGCGCCCTCATTCCCCGCCTGCAAGGAAACCCGGCATGA
- a CDS encoding metal ABC transporter substrate-binding protein — protein MNVKRLTLALALAGLPSLCFATQVLTSLPVTHSLASALLDGTAVQLTRAAPANLPASRQPSYFSGRGGASLHEAAQQADAVIGVRSIWRDDPLYPMARRSNIRIVEIDAARPVDGALPGIAVTGDDAYGAYPWLNPTNLGRMADVIANDLERLVPDAKATIQGNLTRLKRQLLELTASNQARLAKVDNLTVASLSERLGYLASGLNLDVVEQPLPATWDAAALQALEQNLKTQEVAVVLDHRQPEPAVVEVIRAAGAKLVVVESDPEDAFAGLQASVDQVVGALSGG, from the coding sequence ATGAACGTTAAACGCCTGACCCTGGCGCTGGCCCTGGCCGGCCTGCCATCGCTGTGTTTCGCCACCCAGGTGCTGACCAGCTTGCCGGTCACCCACAGCCTGGCCAGCGCCCTGCTCGATGGCACTGCGGTACAGCTCACGCGCGCGGCACCGGCCAACCTGCCGGCCAGCCGCCAGCCTTCGTATTTCAGCGGGCGTGGCGGCGCCAGCCTGCATGAGGCCGCGCAGCAGGCCGACGCAGTGATCGGTGTACGTTCGATCTGGCGTGACGACCCGCTGTATCCGATGGCGCGGCGCAGCAATATCCGCATTGTCGAAATCGACGCCGCACGGCCTGTGGACGGCGCGCTGCCTGGCATTGCCGTCACCGGCGATGATGCCTATGGCGCCTACCCCTGGCTGAACCCGACCAACCTCGGGCGCATGGCCGACGTGATAGCCAATGACCTGGAACGGCTCGTGCCGGACGCCAAGGCGACGATCCAGGGCAACCTGACCAGGCTCAAGCGTCAGTTGCTGGAGCTGACCGCCAGCAACCAGGCACGCCTGGCCAAGGTCGACAACCTGACCGTGGCGAGCCTGTCGGAGCGCCTGGGCTACCTCGCCAGCGGGCTGAACCTGGACGTGGTGGAACAGCCGCTGCCGGCCACATGGGATGCAGCAGCGCTGCAGGCGCTGGAGCAGAACCTGAAGACCCAGGAGGTGGCGGTGGTGCTGGACCATCGCCAGCCGGAGCCGGCGGTAGTCGAGGTGATCAGGGCCGCTGGGGCGAAGTTGGTGGTAGTGGAGAGTGACCCTGAAGATGCATTTGCCGGATTGCAGGCCAGTGTCGACCAGGTGGTGGGCGCACTGAGCGGGGGCTGA
- a CDS encoding DUF1615 domain-containing protein yields MALALLQGCAGRREAAPEADPAKVRAQLLRLLPAQASDREGWARDIQQAFESQRIAPSKSNLCAVLAVTEQESTFNADPQVPNLGRIARQEIDRRAARLHIPRLLVDGALKAPSANGKSYQQRLQAVRSEKQLSELYDEVIARVPLGKTLLGGLNPVHTGGPMQVSIDFAEKHAGDYPYSHTGSIRQEVFTRRGGMYFGIAHLLGYPASYERQLYRFADFNAGWYASRNAAFQAALSKATGVTLALDGDLIAPGSIMPGATERAARKLGSRLGLRNPQIRSQLEQGDRLAFEDSELYSGVFALADTAAGKPLPRAVLPGIELKSPKITRKLTTAWFAGRVDERYQRCMKR; encoded by the coding sequence ATGGCCCTGGCGCTGCTGCAAGGTTGCGCCGGGCGCCGTGAGGCAGCACCCGAAGCAGACCCCGCCAAGGTCCGCGCGCAACTGCTGCGGTTGTTGCCCGCCCAGGCCAGCGACCGCGAGGGTTGGGCCCGGGACATTCAGCAGGCATTCGAAAGCCAGCGCATTGCCCCCAGCAAGAGCAACCTGTGCGCGGTGCTGGCCGTGACCGAGCAGGAGTCGACCTTCAACGCCGACCCGCAGGTGCCCAACCTGGGGCGCATTGCCCGCCAGGAAATCGACCGCCGTGCCGCACGCCTGCATATTCCCAGGCTGCTGGTCGACGGTGCGCTGAAGGCACCTTCGGCCAATGGCAAGAGCTACCAGCAGCGGTTGCAGGCGGTGCGCAGCGAGAAGCAACTGAGCGAACTGTACGATGAGGTCATCGCCCGCGTGCCGCTGGGCAAGACCTTGCTCGGTGGGTTGAACCCGGTGCATACCGGCGGGCCAATGCAGGTCAGCATCGATTTTGCCGAAAAACACGCAGGCGATTACCCCTACAGCCACACCGGCAGCATCCGCCAGGAAGTCTTCACCCGCCGTGGCGGCATGTATTTCGGCATCGCCCACTTGCTGGGCTACCCGGCGAGCTACGAACGCCAGCTGTATCGTTTTGCCGATTTCAATGCGGGGTGGTACGCCAGCCGCAACGCGGCCTTCCAGGCAGCACTGAGCAAGGCGACCGGGGTAACACTGGCCCTCGACGGTGACCTGATCGCACCGGGTTCGATCATGCCGGGGGCCACGGAACGGGCGGCGCGTAAGCTGGGGTCCCGGCTCGGGTTGCGCAACCCGCAGATTCGCAGCCAGCTTGAGCAGGGCGACCGCCTGGCATTCGAAGACAGCGAACTGTACAGCGGGGTGTTCGCCCTGGCCGATACCGCGGCGGGCAAACCGTTGCCGCGGGCGGTGTTGCCGGGGATCGAGCTGAAGAGCCCGAAGATCACCCGCAAGCTGACCACGGCGTGGTTTGCCGGGCGGGTGGATGAGCGCTATCAGCGGTGCATGAAGCGTTAG
- a CDS encoding hydrolase, whose protein sequence is MLIDPRKATLLVVDIQEKLIGAMSDPAGTRARARWLLAATAELELPTVISEQYPKGLGHTLAELLAVAPAAEVVEKSHFSCVAAACLPASLMAREQVIVCGMETHVCVLQTVLGLLALGKQVFVVEDACDSRTPASKAAGLARMRAAGAQVVTREMVVFELMGSAGHSLFRHISKTYLVGEQP, encoded by the coding sequence ATGCTGATCGATCCACGCAAGGCGACGCTGCTGGTCGTCGACATTCAGGAAAAGCTCATCGGCGCCATGAGCGACCCAGCAGGCACCCGCGCACGGGCACGCTGGTTGCTGGCAGCAACGGCCGAACTGGAGCTGCCGACGGTGATCTCCGAACAGTATCCCAAGGGCCTGGGGCACACCCTGGCCGAGCTGCTGGCCGTGGCGCCAGCCGCTGAGGTGGTGGAGAAAAGCCACTTTTCCTGCGTGGCCGCTGCGTGCCTGCCAGCGAGCCTGATGGCGCGCGAGCAAGTGATTGTCTGCGGCATGGAAACCCACGTCTGCGTACTACAGACCGTGCTCGGCCTGCTGGCGCTGGGCAAGCAGGTGTTCGTGGTCGAGGATGCCTGTGACAGCCGCACCCCGGCGAGCAAGGCCGCCGGCCTGGCGCGCATGCGTGCTGCGGGCGCGCAGGTGGTGACCCGCGAGATGGTGGTGTTCGAGCTGATGGGCAGTGCCGGCCACTCACTGTTCCGTCACATCAGCAAGACCTACCTGGTCGGTGAACAGCCCTGA
- a CDS encoding thioesterase II family protein, translating to MTALNLLCLPYSGASAMVYSRWRRKLPAWLQVRPVELPGRGARMAEPLHTDLQALARQLAAEQRLAASAPYALLGHSLGALLAFELTHELQALGCPPPLALFACGTAAPTRREDYERNHWREPKADAELISELRELQGTPEEVLANAELMSLTLPILRADFLLCGTYAYRQRPALQCPLHVLGGVVDRASDEQLQAWRQETHGPFSLQMFPGGHFFIHEQEDQVLAALVASLEPLRLSA from the coding sequence GTGACTGCACTGAACCTGCTGTGCCTGCCATATTCAGGCGCCAGCGCCATGGTCTACAGCCGCTGGCGGCGCAAGCTGCCGGCGTGGCTGCAAGTGCGCCCGGTGGAACTGCCCGGGCGCGGCGCGCGCATGGCCGAGCCGCTGCACACCGACCTGCAGGCCCTGGCCCGGCAACTGGCCGCCGAGCAACGCCTGGCGGCGAGTGCCCCCTATGCGCTGCTTGGCCACAGCCTCGGTGCGCTGCTGGCCTTCGAGCTAACCCACGAGCTGCAAGCGTTGGGTTGCCCGCCGCCCCTGGCCCTGTTCGCCTGTGGAACCGCTGCACCAACCCGCCGCGAGGACTACGAGCGCAACCATTGGCGCGAGCCCAAGGCTGACGCCGAGCTGATCAGCGAATTGCGCGAGCTGCAGGGCACGCCCGAGGAAGTGCTGGCAAACGCCGAGCTGATGAGCCTGACCTTGCCCATCCTGCGTGCCGACTTCCTGCTCTGCGGTACCTACGCTTATCGCCAGCGCCCTGCATTGCAGTGCCCGCTGCATGTGCTGGGCGGCGTGGTCGACCGGGCCAGCGACGAACAACTGCAGGCCTGGCGCCAGGAAACCCATGGCCCATTCTCTCTGCAGATGTTCCCGGGCGGGCACTTCTTCATCCACGAACAGGAGGACCAGGTGCTCGCTGCGCTGGTCGCATCGCTCGAACCGCTTCGGCTTTCCGCCTGA
- a CDS encoding MbtH family protein, which produces MTSVFDRDDIQFQVVVNHEEQYSIWPDYKAIPNGWRAVGKSGLKKDCLAYIEEVWTDMRPLSLRQKMNEAAAQ; this is translated from the coding sequence ATGACTTCCGTTTTCGACCGCGACGATATTCAGTTCCAGGTAGTGGTCAACCACGAAGAGCAGTACTCGATCTGGCCCGACTACAAGGCCATCCCCAATGGCTGGCGCGCCGTCGGCAAGAGCGGGCTGAAGAAAGACTGCCTGGCCTACATCGAGGAAGTCTGGACCGACATGCGCCCGCTGAGCCTGCGCCAGAAAATGAACGAAGCCGCCGCCCAGTGA
- a CDS encoding LysR family transcriptional regulator, with product MNPYEDMRIFAQVMEAGSFTAAAERLGMSKQSVSRRLMQLEERLGVRLLNRSTRRLDATPLGQHYYQSALRLLGEVQQVEHDISGQAQALRGTLRLSAPLSFAMAHLGCLLTEFLQLHPQVDVEVDLSDRAVDLIGEGYDLALRIGVLEDSSLIARRIAGVERVYCASPAYLQARGVPSRPDELAGHDCLPYGHSRQVQWQFRQGGKAQALQVTGRMRANNGELLRDAAIAGMGVTYLPTFIVGQALADGRLVTVLDEWRPPALQLSAVYPQHRQVARPVQGFVAFLRERLVQL from the coding sequence ATGAACCCTTACGAAGACATGCGCATCTTTGCCCAAGTGATGGAGGCCGGCAGTTTCACTGCCGCTGCCGAGCGCCTGGGCATGTCCAAGCAGTCGGTCAGCCGGCGCCTCATGCAGCTTGAAGAGCGCCTGGGTGTGCGCCTGCTCAACCGCTCCACGCGGCGCCTGGACGCCACACCGCTGGGCCAGCACTACTACCAGTCGGCGCTGCGCCTGCTGGGTGAGGTGCAGCAGGTGGAGCACGACATCAGCGGCCAGGCCCAGGCCTTGCGTGGCACCTTGCGCCTGAGCGCGCCGCTGTCGTTCGCCATGGCCCACCTGGGCTGCCTGTTGACCGAATTCCTGCAGTTGCACCCGCAGGTGGATGTGGAAGTCGACTTGAGCGACCGTGCCGTGGACCTGATCGGCGAGGGGTATGACCTGGCGCTGCGGATTGGCGTGCTGGAGGACTCCAGCCTGATTGCGCGGCGTATTGCGGGTGTCGAGCGGGTTTACTGCGCAAGCCCGGCGTACCTGCAAGCGCGGGGTGTACCGAGCCGTCCCGACGAGCTGGCCGGGCACGACTGCCTGCCTTACGGGCATTCGCGGCAGGTGCAGTGGCAGTTTCGCCAGGGTGGCAAGGCCCAGGCGCTTCAGGTGACCGGGCGCATGCGGGCGAACAATGGCGAGTTGCTCAGAGATGCGGCGATTGCCGGGATGGGTGTGACTTACTTGCCAACCTTTATCGTTGGGCAGGCGTTGGCCGATGGGCGGCTGGTGACTGTGCTGGATGAGTGGCGGCCGCCGGCGTTGCAGCTGTCGGCAGTCTACCCGCAACACCGACAGGTGGCGCGGCCGGTACAGGGGTTTGTGGCCTTCCTGCGCGAGCGGTTGGTGCAGCTGTGA
- a CDS encoding alpha/beta hydrolase, whose translation MNIVHKTLTASLLALSVSSAFAAGSPGVESHTQAFLEALQQGGGKPLEQLSAKDARAVLTGAQASVKVDLSGVEVKQHTIQADGQSIRLQVVRPANVQGELPVFMFFHGGGWVLGDFPTHQRLIRDLVVGSGAVAVYVDYTPSPEAHYPTAINQAYAATRWVAEHGKEIGVDGKRLAVAGNSVGGNMAAVVALKAKEAGTPALRFQLLLWPVTDASFETASYKQFAEGHFLTTGMMKWFWDNYTTDAKAREQIYASPLRASSEQLKGLPPALVQTAEFDVLRDEGEAYARKLNAAGVTVTSVRYNGMIHDYGLLNPLSQVPAVKAAMRQAGSELKVHLQ comes from the coding sequence ATGAACATTGTCCACAAAACCCTCACCGCTTCCCTGCTGGCACTGTCCGTTTCCAGCGCTTTCGCGGCCGGCAGCCCGGGTGTCGAAAGCCACACCCAGGCGTTCCTCGAAGCGTTGCAACAAGGTGGCGGCAAGCCACTGGAACAGCTCAGCGCGAAAGACGCCCGTGCCGTGCTGACCGGCGCCCAGGCTTCGGTCAAGGTCGACCTCTCCGGTGTCGAGGTGAAGCAACACACCATCCAGGCCGATGGCCAGTCGATCAGGCTGCAGGTGGTACGCCCGGCCAATGTGCAGGGTGAGTTGCCGGTGTTCATGTTCTTCCACGGCGGCGGCTGGGTGCTCGGTGACTTCCCGACCCACCAGCGGCTGATCCGCGACCTGGTGGTCGGCTCTGGTGCGGTGGCGGTCTACGTCGACTACACGCCTTCACCGGAAGCGCACTACCCGACCGCGATCAACCAGGCCTACGCCGCGACCCGCTGGGTGGCCGAGCATGGCAAGGAAATCGGCGTGGACGGCAAGCGCCTGGCCGTGGCCGGCAACAGCGTCGGCGGCAACATGGCGGCGGTGGTTGCGCTCAAGGCCAAAGAAGCCGGTACCCCGGCGCTGCGCTTCCAGCTGCTGTTGTGGCCGGTCACCGATGCCAGCTTCGAGACGGCTTCCTACAAGCAGTTTGCCGAGGGGCACTTCCTTACCACCGGGATGATGAAATGGTTCTGGGACAACTACACCACCGATGCCAAGGCACGGGAGCAGATTTACGCCTCGCCGCTGCGCGCCAGCAGCGAACAGCTCAAGGGCCTGCCGCCGGCACTGGTGCAAACGGCCGAGTTCGACGTGCTGCGCGATGAAGGTGAAGCGTATGCCCGCAAGTTGAATGCGGCAGGTGTGACGGTGACGTCGGTGCGCTACAACGGGATGATTCATGACTATGGGTTGTTGAACCCGTTGAGCCAGGTGCCAGCGGTGAAGGCGGCGATGAGGCAGGCGGGCAGCGAACTCAAAGTGCATCTGCAGTGA
- a CDS encoding pirin family protein, giving the protein MLTVRNAQDRGLAFHGWLKSFHTFSFGHYRNPDEQGFSDLLVINDDRVIAGKGFGQHPHRDMEIFSYVLEGALEHKDTLGTGSVIRPGDVQLMSAGHGVAHSEFNHSKVLPVHFLQIWIVPNVQGATPRYQQQHFSAEEKRGKLRLIISPEGAEGSLQVRQDARVYAGLFDGDERATLTLPEHRHAYVHVARGSIALNGQVLGEGDGVRVRQEQVLELSHGVGAEVLVFDLRPHELPGMP; this is encoded by the coding sequence ATGCTTACCGTACGCAACGCTCAAGACCGCGGCCTGGCCTTCCATGGCTGGCTGAAATCCTTCCACACCTTCTCCTTCGGCCACTACCGCAACCCGGACGAGCAAGGTTTCTCCGACCTGCTGGTGATCAACGACGACCGCGTCATCGCCGGCAAGGGCTTCGGCCAGCACCCGCACCGTGACATGGAGATTTTCTCCTACGTGCTCGAAGGCGCGCTGGAGCACAAGGACACCCTGGGCACCGGCTCGGTCATCCGCCCGGGCGACGTGCAACTGATGAGCGCCGGCCATGGCGTGGCGCACAGCGAGTTCAACCACAGCAAGGTGCTGCCGGTGCACTTTCTGCAGATCTGGATCGTGCCGAACGTGCAAGGCGCCACGCCGCGTTACCAGCAGCAGCACTTCAGCGCCGAGGAAAAGCGCGGCAAGCTGCGCCTGATCATTTCGCCGGAGGGTGCCGAAGGGTCATTGCAGGTGCGCCAGGATGCGCGGGTGTATGCCGGGTTGTTCGACGGTGACGAACGCGCCACGCTGACCTTGCCGGAACATCGCCATGCCTATGTGCACGTGGCCCGGGGCAGCATCGCGCTGAATGGGCAGGTGCTCGGTGAAGGCGATGGTGTACGGGTAAGGCAGGAACAGGTGCTGGAGCTGAGTCATGGGGTGGGTGCCGAGGTACTGGTGTTTGACCTTCGGCCGCATGAGCTGCCTGGCATGCCTTGA
- a CDS encoding DUF1330 domain-containing protein encodes MKAYWIAHVDVTDPEQYQQYTQRAPAAFQAFGGRFLARGGRSEAMEGRPTPQRSVVIEFDSYEQALACYRSALYQDACSHRQGVAQAEVIIVEGFEP; translated from the coding sequence ATGAAGGCCTACTGGATCGCCCATGTGGACGTGACCGACCCCGAGCAATACCAGCAGTACACCCAGCGCGCCCCGGCTGCCTTCCAGGCGTTCGGCGGTCGCTTCCTGGCCCGTGGCGGGCGCAGCGAGGCGATGGAAGGGCGGCCTACCCCTCAGCGTAGCGTGGTGATCGAGTTCGATTCGTACGAGCAGGCGTTGGCGTGCTACCGGTCGGCGCTGTACCAGGACGCGTGCAGCCATCGCCAGGGGGTGGCGCAAGCCGAGGTGATCATCGTCGAAGGGTTCGAGCCTTGA
- the ribBA gene encoding bifunctional 3,4-dihydroxy-2-butanone-4-phosphate synthase/GTP cyclohydrolase II gives MAFNTIEELLDDYRQGKMVLLVDDEDRENEGDLLIAAERCDAQAINFMAREARGLICLTLTEEHCQRLGLEQMVPANGSVFSTAFTVSIEAASGVTTGISAADRARTVAAAMAPGARPEDLVQPGHIFPLRAREGGVLTRAGHTEAGCDLARLAGFTPASVIVEVLNDDGTMARRPDLEVFAARHGIKIGTIADLIHYRLSTEQTIKRIGERELPTVHGSFRLVTYEDRIEGGVHMAMVMGNIRREQPTLVRVHVIDPLRDLVGAEYAGPPNWTLWAALQKVAEEGAGVVVILANHESSQALLERVPQLTHPVRPYQRGPSKVYSEVGTGAQILQDLGVGKLRHLGPPLKYAGLAGYELEVVQSIPFEPGLVG, from the coding sequence ATGGCATTCAACACCATCGAGGAGCTACTCGACGATTACCGGCAGGGCAAGATGGTCCTGCTGGTGGATGACGAGGACCGGGAAAACGAAGGCGACCTGCTGATCGCCGCCGAGCGTTGCGACGCCCAGGCCATCAACTTCATGGCCCGCGAAGCGCGCGGCCTGATCTGCCTGACCCTGACCGAAGAACACTGTCAGCGCCTGGGCCTGGAACAGATGGTACCGGCCAACGGCAGCGTGTTCAGCACCGCCTTCACCGTGTCGATCGAAGCAGCCAGCGGCGTGACCACCGGTATTTCCGCCGCCGATCGGGCGCGCACCGTGGCTGCAGCCATGGCCCCCGGCGCCCGCCCCGAGGACCTGGTGCAACCGGGGCACATCTTCCCCCTGCGCGCCCGCGAAGGCGGCGTGCTGACCCGCGCCGGGCATACCGAAGCCGGCTGCGACCTGGCGCGCCTGGCGGGCTTCACCCCGGCTTCGGTGATCGTCGAAGTGCTCAACGACGACGGCACCATGGCCCGCCGCCCCGACCTGGAAGTATTCGCCGCCCGGCATGGCATCAAGATCGGCACCATCGCCGACTTGATCCACTATCGCCTGAGTACCGAACAGACCATCAAGCGTATCGGCGAACGCGAACTGCCGACCGTGCATGGCAGCTTCCGCCTGGTCACCTATGAGGACCGCATCGAAGGGGGTGTGCACATGGCCATGGTCATGGGCAACATCCGCCGCGAACAACCAACCCTGGTGCGGGTACATGTGATCGACCCACTGCGCGACCTGGTCGGTGCCGAGTACGCCGGCCCGCCCAACTGGACGCTGTGGGCGGCGCTGCAGAAGGTGGCCGAGGAAGGTGCAGGTGTGGTGGTGATCCTGGCCAACCATGAGTCCTCCCAGGCCTTGCTCGAGCGCGTACCGCAGCTCACCCACCCGGTACGGCCTTACCAGCGAGGGCCATCGAAGGTGTACTCCGAGGTCGGCACCGGGGCGCAGATTCTGCAGGACCTGGGCGTGGGCAAGCTGCGCCATCTGGGCCCGCCGCTGAAATATGCGGGGCTGGCCGGATACGAGCTGGAAGTAGTGCAGAGCATCCCCTTCGAGCCTGGGCTGGTGGGCTGA
- a CDS encoding polyamine ABC transporter substrate-binding protein, whose protein sequence is MLLSKRVTAVLSASLLTLACQAAQAADSLNFVSWGGTTQDAQKEAWAVPFTKATSIKVVQDGPTDYGKLKAMVESGNVQWDVVDVEADFALRAASEGLLEPLDFTQIKRDKIDPRFVSDHGVGSFFFSFVLGYNEGKLGANKPLDWTALFDTKTYPGKRALYKWPSPGVLELALLADGVAPDKLYPLDLDRAFKKLDTIKQDIVWWGGGAQSQQLLASGEASLGQFWNGRVYALQQDGAPVGVSWKQNLVMADFLVVPKGARNKDAAMKFLANASSAEGQAEFANKTAYAPVNVDSVAKLDKDLAQNLPTAYAQDQVTLDFAYWAKNGQAIAARWNEWLVK, encoded by the coding sequence ATGCTGTTGAGCAAACGTGTAACCGCAGTGCTGTCCGCCAGCCTGCTGACCCTGGCCTGCCAGGCCGCCCAGGCGGCCGACAGCCTGAACTTCGTCAGTTGGGGCGGTACCACCCAGGACGCCCAGAAAGAAGCGTGGGCCGTACCCTTCACCAAGGCCACCAGCATCAAGGTGGTCCAGGACGGCCCCACCGACTACGGCAAGCTCAAGGCCATGGTCGAAAGTGGCAACGTGCAGTGGGACGTGGTCGACGTCGAAGCCGACTTCGCCCTGCGGGCTGCCAGCGAAGGCCTGCTCGAACCCCTCGACTTCACTCAGATCAAGCGCGACAAGATCGACCCGCGCTTCGTCTCCGACCACGGTGTCGGTTCGTTCTTCTTCTCCTTCGTGCTCGGCTACAACGAAGGCAAGCTCGGCGCCAACAAACCACTGGACTGGACCGCGCTGTTCGACACCAAGACCTACCCCGGCAAACGCGCCCTGTACAAATGGCCCAGCCCTGGTGTGCTGGAACTGGCCCTGCTGGCCGATGGCGTAGCCCCCGACAAGCTCTACCCGCTGGACCTGGACCGCGCTTTCAAGAAGCTCGACACCATCAAGCAAGACATTGTCTGGTGGGGTGGTGGCGCCCAGTCCCAGCAGTTGCTCGCCTCAGGTGAAGCTTCGCTCGGCCAGTTCTGGAATGGCCGCGTCTACGCCCTGCAGCAGGACGGTGCGCCGGTGGGCGTGAGCTGGAAGCAGAACCTGGTCATGGCCGACTTCCTCGTGGTGCCCAAAGGTGCCAGGAACAAGGATGCGGCCATGAAGTTCCTGGCCAACGCCAGCAGCGCCGAAGGCCAGGCCGAGTTCGCCAACAAGACCGCCTACGCGCCGGTGAACGTCGACAGCGTGGCCAAGCTGGACAAGGACCTTGCACAGAACCTGCCCACCGCCTACGCCCAGGACCAGGTCACCCTCGACTTCGCCTACTGGGCCAAGAACGGCCAGGCCATCGCAGCCCGCTGGAATGAGTGGTTGGTCAAATGA